TGTCGTGTTGCGCCATCGAGGGAGTGATGTCTCATGGGATGATAGGCGTGATGTGGATTATGCGACTCTTGTGGCCAGTGTGGATAAGGCGTGTCCTCCTGAGCCGATGGGGGCGGAGGATCCTCTTTTTATCCTGTATACGTCTGGCTCGACAGGCAAACCCAAAGGTGTTTTACACACGTGTGGCGGGTATCTTCTTTATGCGTCCATGACGCATAAGTTGGTGTTTGATTATCACCCTGAGGATATTTATTGGTGTACTGCGGATATTGGTTGGGTGACAGGGCATAGTTATATCGTGTATGGTCCTCTTGCCAATGGGGCGACGACATTGATGTTTGAGGGTGTTCCGACTTATCCTGATGCCTCTCGTTTTTGGCGTGTTGTGGATAAGCATAAGGTGTCAATTTTTTATACGGCGCCGACGGCGATTCGCGCGCTCATGGGGCTAGGCGATGATTGGGTGACGAAGACGGCGCGTTCCTCGTTGCGTTTATTGGGTTCGGTGGGCGAGCCTATCAATCCAGAGGCGTGGGATTGGTATCATCGCGTTGTGGGGGATGGGCGTTGTCCTGTGGTGGATACGTGGTGGCAGACGGAGACGGGCGGTATTTTGATAACGCCTTTACCGGGGGCGACGCTGTTAAAGCCGGGGTCGGCGACGCGTCCTTTTTTTGGTGTGAAGCCTGTCATTGTCGATGGTGATGGCAAGCCTTTGGAGGGGGCGTGTCAAGGGGCTTTATGCATGGAGACGGCTTGGCCTGGCATGATGCGCACTGTCTTTCGAAATCACGAGCGTTTTTACCAGACATATTTTTCGACATATAAGGGGTATTACTTCAGCGGTGATGGGTGCAAGCGGGATATGGATGGGTATTATTGGATAACGGGGCGTATCGATGATGTCATCAACGTATCGGGACATCGTATCGGGACGGCAGAGGTTGAGTCGGCTCTTGTGGAGCATGAGAGCGTCTCTGAGGCGGCTGTTGTTGGTTATCCCCACGACATTAAAGGGCAGGGGATTTATGCCTATGTAACATTGATGCAGGGGGTTGAGTCGTCTGATGCGTTGCGTAAAGAGCTCATTATGTTAGTGCGTAAGATTATTGGACCTTTTGCGGCGCCTGATAAGATTCAGTGGGCGCCTCAATTGCCTAAGACGCGTTCGGGCAAGATTATGCGGCGCATTTTACGTAAGATCGTTCATGGCGAGTCTGACCAGTTGGGCGATGTGTCGACTCTTGCTGACCCGTCTGTGGTGGATGGGCTTATACAGGGCAACAAGGATATAGACGGCTAGCCGTTGCTCAGGCGCATGTGTGGGGCGCGTTCTTTCTTTAGGGACACCAAGGGCGTCTTTTATCCTTCTTGCCATGGGGGCGTGCTAATTTTGCATGAATGAGTTCGAGGGCGATGTTATCTCGCGTTTTGTTTGTGAGTGTGGCAATGATTCGGTTGGGATAGATATCCTCTTCAATATCTTCAATGAAGAGATGTGCGTGCTCGTCAATCAATTCTTGTAAGTAGAGGCGTGCCTTTTGTGCCATATCTTTTTCATAGGGGCATTTCCCTCGTAGTTCGGGGGTATCGATTCCTCGCAAGCGTATCGATGTGAATTGGACTTGCCCTATCCATATGTAGACTCGTCCTTTGATGGTGTCGCCGTCGACGACAGAGAGCACATCGATGGGGAATCGGTGCGGGAGGAGGCGTGGTATGGTTTCGGCATGGCTTGGCGTTTCTGTGGCCATGTAGAGAGGACTCGCCCCTGTAAGCATGGCGAGCATGACAGGGATGACGTGACGTGTCTGTGAGAGTGGAGGGGACGTCTTTTTCGTGCGATGTTCTATCCTATATGGCATCGGTGTTCTGTGGCATGGCGATAAAAAGGAGATGTGGAGAGCACGGGGAGCGCTGGGGGTGGCGTGGCCCGCGCATGCATAAGGACATGCGTTATCTACCTAAGGTGAATTATCATGCCATTCAAGGTTTTTATTCTTAATAAAGGATAAAAGTCCTTTTATAGAGATGTTAAAAATCAATACAGCGTCCTTTTCGCTCCCAATCGCCGTAGCGTGTTGGGTCTGGTGCGTGCGGTCCATTCTTTTCTTGCTTGTATTGTTTGCGTGTTTTTACCTTGTGCGTTTTGTTCTCTTGTTCTCTGTGTCCGTTGAGGATAGCGTGTCGTCTTTTTTCTGACATGGGGGGCACGGCTGTTGTTGAGAAGGTCTTTGTTTTAGGCATGGTGCTTTATTGTTCTGCTCTTGATGGTTGAGGCTGATAGCGTGGCATGGAGATGGGAGGACGAGGAGAGAGCTTGCCTGTTTGGCGTCTGTGTGTTAGGCATGATGTGTGGGCTGGGGTGAGGGAGCTTTTGGTTGAGCCTTTAGGACAAGGGTATGAGGTTGAGGAGCGAATGAACGACAAGCAAATGCTCTCTGTGCGTGTTGTTCCTGTGTTGCAGGATAATTATAGTTATATCATTTCGAATGGGAAGGGGGCGTATGTTGTGGATCCTCCTGAGCTCTTGCCTGTGCGTGAGGCGTTGGGTGCTTTGTCATTAGAGGGTATTTTATTGACGCACAAGCATGGAGACCATGTGGCTGGCGTGTGTGATTTGGTATCGCTCTATGGTGGTGAGCGTGTGTCTGTGTATGGTCCTCGCCATGATGGGGCGATAGAGGGGATGACGTCGCCGTTAGCTGATGGTGAGACGTTGGATATATGGGGGGACAAAGTGGTGGTGATGGCTGTTTGTGGGCATACGAAGGGTCATATTGCCTATTATATGGAGGGATTAGAGGCATTATTTTGTGGCGATTGCCTCTTTTCTATGGGTTGTGGCAGGGTTTTTGAGGGGACGTATGAGGATATGTGGCGCTCTTTATGTCGTCTTCGCGCCTTACCTGATAGGACGCGCGTCTATTGTGGGCATGAGTATACGTTAGCGAACGGCGCGTTTGCCTGTGCCTATGACAAAGAGAATGATGCATTGAAAGAGCGTGTGCGTTCGATGGAGGCATTGCGCGGGGCAGGTCAGCCGACTCTTCCTGTTTTTTTAGGGGACGAGAAGAGGACAAATCCTTTTTTGCGGGCGGATGATGATGCCTTGAAGAGAGCGTTATCTATGGAGGATGCCTCTGCCCTTGATGTTTTTTCCTTTTTGCGTGATAGACGAAATGCGTGGTAGGAGGTATGGGCTTCGACGCCCTTAGGTCGTCGTCAATGGACAATCCAATGCGCCAATTCTGGAAGAGAGAGACTGATACGCATGCTGTGTCAGCGCATGTCTTTTCTATCAAGCGTCATATCGTTGCGCCGCCAATGGAGGCGCCAGCAGGCATGCAGTATAACAGGCGCATGAAGATGGATGGTTTGGCTTTTTTGGCAAGACTCGAAGAGAACACGATCCCTGTGGCCTTTTTTGACCCTCAATACAGAGGCATTTTAGATAAGCTGAACTATGGGAATGAGGGCGTTGAGCGAGGCAAAGCCCGCTGTCGTCTCGAACAAATGTCGGACAGCGCGATACGCGCCTTTATCTTAGGCATATCAACGTGTCTTATGCCAAGTGGTCATGTGTTTTTATGGATGGATAAATTCCACTTATGTACGGGTTTTGCTGGTTGGTTAGAAGGAACGGCGTTGGACGTTGTGGACATGCTCACATGGGACAAGGGAAGGATGGGCATGGGCTACCGCACGCGCAGGACGTCCGAGCATGTCGTGGTGTTACAGAAACATCCCCGCCGCGCAAAAGGCGTATGGTGCGTCCACAATATCCCTGATGTATGGCGTGAGGATGTCAAAAGGAACAGCGGGCATACCCATAGCAAGCCCGTCATGGCACAAGCGGCGCTTATAGCCGCTGTCTCTCACCCCAGTGATGTCGTCATTGATCCTGCCGCTGGTAGTTTCTCTGTGTTAGAGGCATGTCGTAACACGGGGCGCAATTTTCTTGGGTGCGACCTCAATGGGTAATACGTCATGGCGTGTGCGCCTTCCATGTTTTTTCCTGTCCATGTGACAAGGGAGACGATGTAGGCGCATGCCTTATGGCGTCGCGTTCGTCTTCATGCCCTCCTTATACTCTGTGAATATGGTCGCCATGTCAGCGATCGACTGAGGCTTATGCTTTTCAAAGCCTGTCTGTGGGACATAGAGAAAATCATACATGGTGATGTCATGTTTTTTCTCATGAGTCTCTTTCGTCTCTTTGCTCTTGTCGCGCGCCTTCTGTGCCAGAATCGTTGCGTCCACACACCATGTATGTAAGCGGTGCATTTTGTGAGGCACGTCGATGTCTTCCCGTCCCTTTGTCTCGATGATATAGATAGTCTGTGACGTTGTCTTGACGAGGAAGTCGGGAGAGTAGTGGCGGAGCCTCTTGTGATTGTCCATATAATCGAGGGAAAAGCGCAAGGCGCGATAATTTTTGGCGTAAGAGACGACATCGGGGCATGTGTCTAAATGTTCTGCAAAGGCTAATTCGAATTCTCCATCGCCTGTGATACGGTTGAGCAGGCTTTTCTTTGGTATGATAAATTTTTGCGGTGGAGGCCTAAAGGGCGTCATCCCGCTGAGCTCGATTGTGCCTATCCTCTTGGGGGTGTGTGGCACGGGGCTGACAAGGTAGCGGGCGAGCGTGCTTGTCATCGTCTCAATGAGGACGCTTCGTGTGGCGTCTTCGGCAAGATTGCGTAGTGTGCGAACATCCTCTAGGGGAACGTCCTGTTTAAAGAGACGCGTTTTGATAAAATCCCGCAAGAGTCCATAGACAGCCTGATAGTGCGCTGTGAGCTTCATCTGGCGAGCGATTTTGTGGGCAAAGTAACGCAAGACTTTTCGATAATCAACATCGTCTGGATTATCTAAATTGATGCTGTGATGTTCCTCTTCGTCGCCTTCATCATGCAATCCTTGAACCATATAATTAAACGTAATGATACGCGGCGCATCAACGGGAAACACCTTATAGTCCATGTTTCCTTTGGGGAACATGGCCGCTGTGAGCGTCCCTATAAGGCTATGGTCTATCCCATAGCGACGACTCAACAAGGGCAAGTGGATATCGAGGGTCTCCCTCACTGATGGCTCTGCCATCTTATGGCGGTCGAGCTCTATGGTGAAGGGTGGCTCTGGTGCGTCGCGGGTGACGCCTTCGCCCATAGCGACACGTCTGAGCTCAACCCCTTCTTTCTCGATCTTCTCAACAAAGGTGATAAATTCCTCCGTGCCAATGGCGCTGAGGGCCTCTTCCCCCGTCATCTGGCGGCGTTCTGGCGTATGCGTATACAAAGCCGTATCCTTTGGCGGGTATATTTTACGCAAACCTCGCCCCAACGTCTGTTCGGGAAGGATACCGCTCTTGGCGCTAAAGGCGCGCAAACCGACAATGGTCGTCACGTTGCTCACATCCCACCCCTCCCTCAACATCAGCACCGAGACAATCGCTCTATAGGGGTTGTCATTGTCATCGATGGTGCGGGCTTGGCGGCGCAATCTGTCAAGCTCTTCCTTCTCCTTCTTACTCTGTCCGCTTCCCCCTATCTGTCCCGCTCGATTGGTATGAATGACAAGAACAGCCCCCTCTAACTCTTCATACGTCTTCTCGAGGTAGTCAGCCACATCATCGCAATGCTTCGTGTCATCGGTCATGACAAACAGAATGGCTTTTTTCCCTTTTTGTTGATGTTCTTCAAAGGCGCGCCGCCATTCCGTAACGCCAAGATGGAG
This DNA window, taken from Alphaproteobacteria bacterium GM7ARS4, encodes the following:
- the acs gene encoding acetate--CoA ligase; translated protein: MTHYAPPKGNFWVDEAHYKREYQRSCEDTEAFWREKALDYVDWMKPFTKVRDFSFESPVHIKWFEDGVLNVSANCLDRHLAAHGERTAIIWEGDEPDTPAKHISYKALHEMVCRLANGLKKLGVKKGDRVTIYMPMVVEGAVAMLACARLGAVHSVVFGGFSPQSLADRIKDCDSRVVITADEGMRGGRSVALKAQVDTACALCGGVDHVVVLRHRGSDVSWDDRRDVDYATLVASVDKACPPEPMGAEDPLFILYTSGSTGKPKGVLHTCGGYLLYASMTHKLVFDYHPEDIYWCTADIGWVTGHSYIVYGPLANGATTLMFEGVPTYPDASRFWRVVDKHKVSIFYTAPTAIRALMGLGDDWVTKTARSSLRLLGSVGEPINPEAWDWYHRVVGDGRCPVVDTWWQTETGGILITPLPGATLLKPGSATRPFFGVKPVIVDGDGKPLEGACQGALCMETAWPGMMRTVFRNHERFYQTYFSTYKGYYFSGDGCKRDMDGYYWITGRIDDVINVSGHRIGTAEVESALVEHESVSEAAVVGYPHDIKGQGIYAYVTLMQGVESSDALRKELIMLVRKIIGPFAAPDKIQWAPQLPKTRSGKIMRRILRKIVHGESDQLGDVSTLADPSVVDGLIQGNKDIDG
- a CDS encoding thermonuclease family protein — its product is MLAMLTGASPLYMATETPSHAETIPRLLPHRFPIDVLSVVDGDTIKGRVYIWIGQVQFTSIRLRGIDTPELRGKCPYEKDMAQKARLYLQELIDEHAHLFIEDIEEDIYPNRIIATLTNKTRDNIALELIHAKLARPHGKKDKRRPWCP
- a CDS encoding DUF1674 domain-containing protein; its protein translation is MSEKRRHAILNGHREQENKTHKVKTRKQYKQEKNGPHAPDPTRYGDWERKGRCIDF
- the gloB gene encoding hydroxyacylglutathione hydrolase — its product is MNDKQMLSVRVVPVLQDNYSYIISNGKGAYVVDPPELLPVREALGALSLEGILLTHKHGDHVAGVCDLVSLYGGERVSVYGPRHDGAIEGMTSPLADGETLDIWGDKVVVMAVCGHTKGHIAYYMEGLEALFCGDCLFSMGCGRVFEGTYEDMWRSLCRLRALPDRTRVYCGHEYTLANGAFACAYDKENDALKERVRSMEALRGAGQPTLPVFLGDEKRTNPFLRADDDALKRALSMEDASALDVFSFLRDRRNAW
- a CDS encoding site-specific DNA-methyltransferase — translated: MEAPAGMQYNRRMKMDGLAFLARLEENTIPVAFFDPQYRGILDKLNYGNEGVERGKARCRLEQMSDSAIRAFILGISTCLMPSGHVFLWMDKFHLCTGFAGWLEGTALDVVDMLTWDKGRMGMGYRTRRTSEHVVVLQKHPRRAKGVWCVHNIPDVWREDVKRNSGHTHSKPVMAQAALIAAVSHPSDVVIDPAAGSFSVLEACRNTGRNFLGCDLNG
- a CDS encoding DEAD/DEAH box helicase family protein, with translation MMGLPDDYPFSPYDVIAPDKRWRPDVNDPLQEALPPLVEGLRERVCQWRQQDYEGASETSYTLLHWWFCRDDVPYPALKDDEEYDIPFPYYFAQQEAIETIIYLYDVERVKDKFGLLRFDKAGVISGNMFHEDWRRVVIKMATGTGKTKVMAMVMVWSYFHRLYEEESDMARNFLVIAPNIIVLDRLVADFKGGRIFSEDGMIPSPYYDPPTKRVTELRLWTQDWRMKTHVQKQAHSVTSYGNLFLTNIHHVYVEQDKEPTQDDETIFLGKKPPTSLVASKIDLRDVVQGMDELVILNDEAHHIHDVKLQWFKSIESLHKNLTRKGHGIALQVDMTATPKDEKGKTFAHVITDYPLVEAVAQNVVKHPVIPDKESVRKLLTYNSLNYGECYRDYLHLGVTEWRRAFEEHQQKGKKAILFVMTDDTKHCDDVADYLEKTYEELEGAVLVIHTNRAGQIGGSGQSKKEKEELDRLRRQARTIDDNDNPYRAIVSVLMLREGWDVSNVTTIVGLRAFSAKSGILPEQTLGRGLRKIYPPKDTALYTHTPERRQMTGEEALSAIGTEEFITFVEKIEKEGVELRRVAMGEGVTRDAPEPPFTIELDRHKMAEPSVRETLDIHLPLLSRRYGIDHSLIGTLTAAMFPKGNMDYKVFPVDAPRIITFNYMVQGLHDEGDEEEHHSINLDNPDDVDYRKVLRYFAHKIARQMKLTAHYQAVYGLLRDFIKTRLFKQDVPLEDVRTLRNLAEDATRSVLIETMTSTLARYLVSPVPHTPKRIGTIELSGMTPFRPPPQKFIIPKKSLLNRITGDGEFELAFAEHLDTCPDVVSYAKNYRALRFSLDYMDNHKRLRHYSPDFLVKTTSQTIYIIETKGREDIDVPHKMHRLHTWCVDATILAQKARDKSKETKETHEKKHDITMYDFLYVPQTGFEKHKPQSIADMATIFTEYKEGMKTNATP